The Thioalkalivibrio sulfidiphilus HL-EbGr7 genome includes a window with the following:
- a CDS encoding glycosyltransferase, producing MVNSDQRFKILHVIETLSPRYGGPVSVLLPLAKAQLESGHEVTIATTNTNYPNGVLCDPGWGNVSDSLVPVLYSSVQFTPLRFSRDLMAYLKRNISQFDIVHINGLYRFPSTYAAWQARRQNIPYIIKPHGSLDPYLYERSSAGHVWLKRLYERLFDLPNLRGASALHFVTEEERRLADYLDLDIPSFVISSAVDWAKYQRLPPRGALRIRLGLGERPVVLFLGRLHFKKGLDLLISAFSQLRSLAPEAQLVIAGPENDDYGRHVRDWVREHGLEGSVHFAGSLEGTDVVQAYVDSDVFVLPSYTENFGMTVVEAMACALPVVISDQVNIHAEVSRAGAGLVTRCDADEVAVAINELLHDPERRRTMGNAGRKLVQAQYTWPSIVDALTDEYTEVIERHSSGQSAHCKIIHRSDQ from the coding sequence ATGGTGAATTCCGATCAGCGTTTTAAGATCCTTCATGTCATTGAGACGCTGTCCCCGCGATATGGAGGTCCGGTTAGTGTTTTGCTTCCTCTTGCGAAGGCGCAGCTCGAGAGTGGTCATGAGGTTACTATCGCTACTACAAATACCAATTATCCGAATGGTGTGCTGTGTGATCCCGGCTGGGGTAATGTGTCAGATTCTTTGGTGCCCGTGCTGTATTCGTCAGTCCAGTTTACGCCATTGCGGTTCTCCCGTGATCTCATGGCGTACCTCAAACGCAACATATCACAGTTTGACATTGTTCACATTAACGGACTTTATCGCTTCCCTTCGACCTATGCGGCATGGCAGGCGCGAAGACAAAATATACCTTACATCATTAAGCCGCATGGGTCTCTAGACCCATATTTATATGAGCGAAGCTCGGCCGGCCATGTGTGGCTAAAGCGGCTTTATGAGAGATTGTTCGATTTACCTAATCTGCGTGGCGCAAGCGCTTTACATTTTGTGACGGAAGAAGAGCGGCGTCTTGCGGATTATCTAGATTTGGATATTCCATCTTTTGTCATATCAAGCGCTGTTGACTGGGCAAAATACCAGCGCTTACCGCCGCGCGGCGCGCTACGTATAAGATTGGGATTGGGTGAGAGGCCAGTGGTGCTTTTCCTCGGGCGACTTCATTTCAAAAAAGGCTTAGATCTTTTGATTTCAGCTTTTTCGCAACTACGATCCTTGGCACCCGAAGCCCAGCTAGTGATTGCTGGGCCTGAGAATGATGATTATGGTCGACACGTTCGGGATTGGGTTCGCGAACACGGCTTGGAAGGCTCGGTTCATTTCGCCGGGTCACTCGAGGGCACCGATGTAGTGCAGGCCTATGTCGACTCGGATGTATTTGTGCTTCCTTCGTACACTGAAAACTTTGGTATGACAGTAGTGGAAGCCATGGCCTGCGCATTGCCGGTGGTTATTTCCGACCAAGTGAATATCCATGCCGAGGTGAGCCGGGCCGGGGCGGGCCTGGTCACCCGCTGTGACGCGGATGAGGTGGCGGTGGCCATCAATGAATTGCTGCACGACCCAGAACGGCGGCGCACCATGGGTAACGCGGGCAGGAAGTTGGTGCAGGCGCAGTACACTTGGCCTTCCATTGTGGATGCACTAACAGACGAGTACACGGAGGTTATTGAGAGACACTCGTCAGGGCAAAGCGCTCACTGCAAGATTATTCATAGGTCCGACCAATGA
- a CDS encoding Uma2 family endonuclease, with protein sequence MAFPQRDNERHTYGDYLTWPDDVRYELLDGIAYLMAPAPSVDHQTIAFEVGRQLGNALENHSCRVLLSPVDVLLPKSKESDEEVDTVVQPDVILVCDPAKLRPQGVRGAPDWIMEVISPSSASHDQIIKLAAYEHAGVREYWLAHPVDRILTIYRHDGQTFGRPTIHELAGETALSVLPEIAIRWDPIVERLLESPNA encoded by the coding sequence ATGGCCTTCCCGCAGCGAGACAACGAACGCCACACATACGGCGACTACCTCACCTGGCCCGATGACGTTCGCTACGAACTCCTCGACGGCATCGCCTACCTGATGGCGCCCGCCCCGAGCGTAGATCACCAGACCATCGCCTTTGAAGTCGGCCGGCAGCTTGGCAACGCCCTCGAAAACCACTCCTGCCGGGTATTACTCTCCCCTGTCGACGTACTGCTGCCGAAAAGCAAGGAGTCCGACGAAGAGGTGGACACCGTCGTGCAGCCCGACGTGATACTCGTCTGCGACCCCGCAAAGCTTCGCCCGCAAGGCGTGCGCGGCGCTCCGGACTGGATCATGGAAGTCATCTCCCCCTCCTCCGCCAGTCACGATCAGATCATCAAACTGGCCGCCTACGAGCACGCCGGCGTCCGCGAATACTGGCTGGCCCACCCGGTCGATCGCATCCTGACCATCTACCGTCACGACGGCCAGACCTTCGGCCGTCCCACCATCCATGAACTGGCAGGGGAAACGGCCCTGAGCGTCCTGCCGGAGATCGCCATCCGCTGGGACCCGATCGTCGAACGCCTACTTGAAAGCCCTAACGCCTGA
- the gmd gene encoding GDP-mannose 4,6-dehydratase, translated as MKKALITGITGQDGSYLAEFLLEKGYEVHGIKRRASLFNTERIDHLYQDPHERDRKLVLHYGDLTDSSNLIRIIQQVRPDEVYNLGAQSHVAVSFESPEYTADVDALGTLRLLEAIRIAGLEKETRFYQASTSELYGLVQEVPQKETTPFYPRSPYAAAKLYAYWITVNYREAYGMYACNGILFNHESPRRGETFVTRKITRGLSNIAQGIEQCLYLGNMGALRDWGHAKDYVRMQWLMLQQDQAEDFVIATGVQYSVRDFVRMSAEELGITVRFEGDGVEEKGIVEAVSGDSAPAVKPGDIIVAVDPRYFRPTEVETLLGDPTRARERLGWVPEISTEEMVREMVAYDLDQARQHALLMRHGYEVNVSRES; from the coding sequence ATGAAGAAGGCACTGATTACGGGGATCACCGGCCAGGATGGTTCTTACCTGGCTGAGTTCCTGCTGGAGAAGGGCTATGAGGTGCACGGCATCAAACGCCGCGCGTCGCTATTTAATACGGAGCGAATCGACCATCTCTACCAGGATCCCCACGAGCGGGACCGGAAGTTGGTCCTCCATTACGGGGATCTGACGGACTCGTCGAACCTCATACGTATCATTCAACAGGTCCGGCCCGACGAAGTCTACAACCTTGGCGCCCAGTCGCATGTGGCAGTGAGTTTCGAGTCACCGGAATATACGGCGGATGTGGACGCGCTGGGTACGCTGAGGCTGCTGGAGGCGATTCGTATCGCTGGTCTTGAGAAGGAGACGCGCTTCTACCAGGCCTCCACATCCGAGCTCTACGGCTTGGTCCAGGAAGTTCCCCAAAAGGAGACAACGCCGTTTTACCCGCGCTCGCCATATGCCGCCGCAAAGCTCTATGCATACTGGATCACGGTGAACTATCGCGAGGCCTACGGTATGTATGCCTGCAACGGTATTTTGTTCAACCATGAGTCCCCGCGCCGTGGAGAGACCTTTGTCACTCGCAAGATTACGCGAGGCTTGTCGAATATCGCCCAGGGTATCGAGCAATGTCTCTATCTTGGGAATATGGGTGCCCTTCGCGATTGGGGGCATGCCAAGGATTACGTGCGCATGCAGTGGCTGATGCTGCAGCAGGATCAGGCAGAAGACTTCGTGATCGCAACAGGTGTGCAGTATTCCGTTCGTGATTTTGTACGTATGAGTGCCGAGGAATTGGGGATTACGGTCCGATTCGAGGGAGACGGAGTGGAAGAGAAGGGTATCGTGGAAGCCGTATCCGGCGATTCGGCGCCTGCAGTGAAGCCAGGCGACATCATTGTGGCTGTGGATCCTCGATACTTTAGACCGACTGAGGTGGAGACGCTGTTGGGGGATCCTACACGCGCACGGGAACGACTGGGTTGGGTGCCGGAGATCTCCACTGAAGAGATGGTACGCGAGATGGTGGCCTACGATCTTGATCAGGCGCGGCAGCATGCCTTGCTGATGAGGCACGGGTATGAAGTGAACGTTTCCCGTGAAAGCTGA
- a CDS encoding type II toxin-antitoxin system HigB family toxin → MRVIAKRTLREFYEQPSHRDARGPLEAWHAEASRAVWRTPHEIKAQYASASIIDRSRVVFNIGGNKYRLLVDVDYARQALYVKFVGTHAQYDDLDLE, encoded by the coding sequence ATGAGGGTCATCGCCAAACGGACTTTGCGAGAGTTCTACGAACAGCCGTCCCATCGGGACGCCCGAGGGCCGCTGGAGGCGTGGCACGCCGAGGCAAGCCGGGCCGTTTGGCGGACACCGCACGAGATCAAGGCGCAGTACGCCAGTGCCAGCATTATCGACAGGTCCCGCGTGGTGTTCAATATCGGCGGGAATAAGTACCGGCTTTTGGTCGATGTGGACTACGCCCGGCAGGCGCTCTACGTGAAGTTCGTGGGCACCCATGCGCAGTACGATGACCTCGACCTGGAGTGA
- a CDS encoding type II toxin-antitoxin system VapC family toxin, producing the protein MYLLDTVVLSELRRKERDPGVVDWVAAQRSTDLFLSVVTIGEVERGIMRQQTKNAVFASALAEWLDIVLKFYSDRILPVDTAVARRWGRLSAELGNDGAELLISATAHEYGLTVVTRNVRHFEPTGVQVVNPFSV; encoded by the coding sequence ATGTATCTGCTGGATACGGTTGTCCTGTCCGAGTTGCGCCGCAAGGAAAGAGACCCGGGGGTTGTCGACTGGGTGGCCGCACAGCGTTCCACAGATCTTTTCCTGAGCGTTGTGACCATCGGGGAGGTCGAGCGCGGTATCATGCGTCAGCAGACAAAGAATGCGGTGTTCGCTTCTGCTTTGGCAGAGTGGCTGGACATTGTTCTGAAGTTCTACTCGGACCGGATTCTGCCTGTTGACACAGCGGTGGCCCGTCGTTGGGGCCGGCTCTCCGCGGAGCTGGGCAATGACGGAGCTGAATTGCTGATCAGCGCTACTGCGCATGAATATGGCCTAACCGTAGTGACTCGAAATGTTCGCCACTTTGAGCCAACTGGCGTTCAGGTGGTAAACCCATTTTCGGTCTGA
- a CDS encoding type II toxin-antitoxin system Phd/YefM family antitoxin gives MASSTWSLHDAKNRFSAVVDAALRGEPQWVTRRGKRVGVVLSAEMFERLKQLEQVAAPSFNSVLLDMPQDDQPFERLPLRQRDVEF, from the coding sequence ATGGCCTCTTCAACTTGGTCCCTCCATGATGCCAAGAACCGCTTCAGTGCGGTGGTTGATGCGGCTTTGCGTGGTGAGCCGCAGTGGGTCACCCGTCGTGGTAAACGGGTGGGTGTCGTATTGTCCGCAGAGATGTTCGAGCGGCTGAAGCAGCTTGAACAGGTGGCTGCGCCCTCGTTCAATTCGGTACTTCTGGACATGCCCCAGGATGACCAACCGTTCGAGCGCCTCCCGCTACGTCAGCGCGATGTGGAGTTCTGA
- a CDS encoding glycosyltransferase WbuB, whose protein sequence is MRILLYGINFAPELTGIGKYSGEMAAWLAARGHDVQVVTAPPYYPDWRVLGGYSPWKYRRESWCFDDQSRVRVHRCPIWVPRKPSGKKRLIHLASFALSSLPVALAHARWRPDVVMSVEPTLAVAPTALLLARLARAKSWLHVQDFEVDAAFDMGLVGGGWFKRQAMRTERALLSRFDRVSTISDRMMDRFAEKGVMDEARVLFPNWADTHAICPLDKPSVFRHELGLSSDAVVVLYSGNLGEKQGLEVLIEAAKLVADERNVVWVIAGTGSARARLEAMSSGLSNVRWLPLQPLERLNELLNLADIHVLPQRADAADLVMPSKLTGMLASGRATVATATKGTQVGQVMDECGVRVPPGDPRALAEAVVELARDESQRKVLGARARTYAEKHLGYDSIMTRFEAELNALVSGSARPVLEEK, encoded by the coding sequence ATGCGCATCCTTCTCTACGGAATCAACTTTGCCCCCGAGCTGACGGGCATTGGCAAGTACAGTGGAGAGATGGCCGCGTGGCTGGCGGCTCGTGGCCATGATGTACAGGTCGTTACGGCCCCACCGTACTATCCGGACTGGCGCGTGCTCGGCGGTTACTCTCCCTGGAAGTATCGCCGAGAGTCCTGGTGCTTTGATGATCAGTCTCGCGTTCGAGTGCACCGCTGCCCGATCTGGGTGCCGCGTAAGCCCAGCGGAAAGAAGCGGCTGATACATCTGGCAAGTTTCGCTCTGAGCAGTCTCCCGGTAGCACTGGCGCATGCACGGTGGCGGCCTGATGTTGTCATGTCTGTAGAGCCCACCTTGGCGGTTGCGCCGACTGCGTTACTGCTTGCCCGCCTCGCGCGCGCAAAATCCTGGCTTCATGTTCAGGACTTCGAGGTCGACGCCGCTTTCGACATGGGGTTGGTAGGAGGCGGGTGGTTCAAGAGGCAGGCCATGCGGACGGAGCGTGCCCTGCTGAGTCGCTTCGACCGGGTATCGACCATATCGGATCGAATGATGGACCGCTTTGCTGAGAAAGGTGTTATGGACGAGGCCAGAGTGTTGTTCCCGAACTGGGCGGATACTCACGCGATATGTCCATTAGACAAGCCATCCGTCTTTCGTCATGAACTGGGCCTTTCGAGTGACGCGGTGGTTGTACTGTACTCGGGTAACCTCGGGGAGAAACAAGGGCTCGAGGTGCTCATTGAAGCTGCGAAATTGGTCGCCGACGAGCGTAATGTGGTCTGGGTCATTGCCGGAACGGGCAGCGCACGTGCCCGGCTGGAGGCCATGTCGTCGGGGCTCTCTAATGTCCGATGGCTGCCGCTTCAGCCCTTGGAAAGACTCAACGAACTGCTGAATTTAGCGGATATCCACGTGCTCCCACAGCGGGCGGATGCGGCAGATCTGGTCATGCCGTCGAAGCTGACGGGTATGCTCGCTAGTGGGCGGGCGACCGTGGCAACTGCAACGAAAGGCACACAGGTCGGGCAGGTTATGGATGAATGCGGGGTGCGGGTACCTCCCGGCGATCCGCGGGCCCTTGCCGAGGCGGTGGTCGAGCTTGCACGTGATGAGTCGCAGCGCAAGGTATTGGGGGCGCGTGCGCGGACCTATGCTGAGAAACATCTTGGATATGACAGTATCATGACGCGATTCGAAGCGGAGCTGAACGCCCTTGTCTCTGGCTCGGCGCGGCCTGTATTGGAGGAGAAATGA
- a CDS encoding helix-turn-helix domain-containing protein, whose translation MDIRPIKTEADYEAALAEVEALWGATADTPEGDRLDVLITLVEAYEAKHHAIATPDPIEAILFRMEQLGMERKDLEPYIGHSGRVSEILHRQRPLSIRMIRKLWKELHIPLESLIEDSRHQGAA comes from the coding sequence ATGGATATCCGCCCAATCAAGACCGAAGCAGATTACGAAGCCGCGTTGGCCGAAGTGGAGGCGTTGTGGGGCGCTACGGCTGATACTCCGGAGGGTGATCGCCTCGACGTTCTGATCACCCTGGTGGAGGCCTACGAGGCCAAACACCACGCCATTGCTACTCCTGATCCAATCGAGGCCATTTTGTTTCGCATGGAGCAACTGGGCATGGAGCGAAAGGATCTGGAACCGTACATCGGGCACAGTGGCCGGGTGTCCGAGATACTGCACCGCCAGCGCCCGCTCTCGATCCGGATGATCCGCAAACTCTGGAAGGAGTTGCACATTCCTCTGGAGAGTCTGATCGAAGATTCGCGTCACCAGGGGGCTGCCTGA
- a CDS encoding transposase: MARPLRIEYPGAWYHVMNRGAGRRTVFNTDAERKYFLSLLADTHARFNAEWHAYCLMGNHYHLLLRTPEANMQRIMRHVNGVYTQYFNRCEDLDGPLFRGRYKAVLVDAQSHWLELSRYIHRNPLQAGLVDDLADYPWSSYRAYVGLDPTPDWLQTGYVLGAIGKRRVHARYRAYMEGDSGEALCRFYDGRGPSSILGDEAFRRQALEGRMPSVDVPEVARNRPRPTLDDAVRVTCEVFGVDEQEIWTSRRGRGVGSPARSVVMYVCQEACGMTLSEIAVAFGLASYASAGSAVRALRRRMVEDEALRERVNMIILDLTPA, translated from the coding sequence ATGGCCCGCCCCCTGCGCATCGAGTATCCGGGTGCCTGGTATCACGTGATGAACCGGGGTGCGGGGCGGCGTACGGTATTCAATACGGACGCCGAGCGGAAGTATTTCCTGTCGCTGCTGGCCGACACACATGCTCGCTTCAACGCGGAGTGGCATGCGTACTGCCTGATGGGCAACCACTATCATCTGCTGCTGCGCACGCCGGAAGCTAACATGCAACGGATCATGCGGCACGTGAACGGTGTCTACACCCAGTATTTCAATCGCTGCGAAGATCTGGACGGGCCGTTGTTCCGGGGGCGTTACAAGGCCGTTCTGGTCGATGCACAGAGCCATTGGCTCGAACTGTCGCGCTACATCCACCGCAATCCTCTTCAGGCGGGGCTGGTTGACGATCTGGCCGATTACCCCTGGTCAAGCTATCGGGCATATGTGGGGCTCGATCCGACACCTGACTGGTTGCAAACCGGGTACGTGCTTGGGGCCATCGGCAAGCGCCGTGTGCATGCCCGATATCGGGCCTATATGGAGGGGGATTCCGGTGAGGCACTGTGCCGTTTCTACGACGGTCGCGGGCCGTCCAGCATCTTGGGCGATGAAGCGTTCCGCCGGCAGGCGCTGGAGGGACGAATGCCGAGCGTTGATGTGCCCGAAGTGGCACGCAACCGTCCGCGGCCGACGCTCGATGACGCGGTGCGGGTGACCTGCGAGGTGTTTGGCGTGGACGAACAGGAGATCTGGACTTCGAGGCGGGGGCGGGGCGTGGGCAGTCCGGCGCGCTCCGTGGTGATGTACGTGTGCCAGGAGGCCTGCGGGATGACGCTTTCGGAGATTGCCGTTGCCTTCGGGTTGGCGAGTTATGCCAGCGCCGGGTCGGCGGTCCGGGCCTTGCGCCGGCGCATGGTTGAGGATGAGGCGTTGAGGGAGAGAGTAAACATGATAATACTAGACCTGACCCCGGCTTGA
- a CDS encoding DUF433 domain-containing protein, producing the protein MEPGKRGGRPCIRGMRITVYDVLGWLATGMSWDDILAEYPELTREDIRAVLEYAAAREHLTAPIRAA; encoded by the coding sequence ATGGAACCCGGAAAGCGGGGAGGGAGGCCTTGCATACGAGGCATGAGAATTACCGTTTATGATGTTCTCGGCTGGCTGGCCACCGGAATGTCCTGGGATGACATCCTTGCGGAGTACCCGGAGCTCACCCGAGAAGACATCAGGGCGGTTCTGGAATATGCGGCTGCCCGGGAACACCTGACAGCCCCCATCAGAGCCGCATGA
- a CDS encoding DUF5615 family PIN-like protein, producing the protein MKLLLDQNISRRIVNELQTPFPGTNQVQLLGLEHADDATIWRYARDNGFAIVTKDAGFQEMALLRGPPPKVIWLQCGNATNTAILHLLISRTQAIKDFLDSGEIVCLELS; encoded by the coding sequence ATGAAACTGCTTTTGGATCAAAACATATCGCGCCGCATCGTCAACGAACTGCAGACTCCTTTTCCCGGCACCAATCAAGTTCAATTACTTGGCCTTGAGCATGCGGATGACGCGACAATCTGGCGCTATGCCCGAGATAATGGATTTGCCATCGTAACCAAGGATGCGGGCTTTCAGGAGATGGCTTTACTGAGAGGACCACCTCCCAAAGTCATCTGGCTCCAGTGCGGCAATGCCACGAACACCGCCATCCTCCACCTTCTCATATCCCGGACACAGGCAATCAAGGACTTCCTCGACTCCGGAGAAATCGTCTGCCTTGAACTCAGTTAA
- a CDS encoding NAD-dependent epimerase/dehydratase family protein, with translation MKVLVLGGDGFCGWPTSLYLSAEGYEVSIVDNLSRRKIDIELECDSLTPVAPMGERIRAWKEVSGKTIEFHNLNVARNYQRLLDLLVSWKPDAVVHFAEQRAAPYSMKGSHGKRYTVDNNINATHNLLAAIVESGLDIHVVHLGTMGVYGYGTAGMKIPEGYVTVQVQTDAGGVVEKEILYPADPGSIYHMTKTQDQLMFYFYNKNDDIRVRDLHQGIVWGTQTSQTRLDERLINRFDYDGDYGTVLNRFLMQAAIGYPLTVHGTGGQTRAFIHIQDTVHCVLLAIQNPPEKGDRVHILNQMTETHRVRELAKLVSDKTGAEINFVSNPRNEEEENDLHVMNDRFLGLGLQPITLNEGLLEEVTQIAKKYAHRCDKEKIPCVSMWK, from the coding sequence ATGAAGGTTCTTGTTCTGGGTGGTGACGGATTTTGCGGCTGGCCGACTTCCTTGTATCTCTCGGCGGAAGGCTACGAGGTATCCATAGTCGACAACCTGTCGAGAAGAAAGATAGATATCGAACTTGAGTGCGACTCCCTGACGCCAGTAGCTCCAATGGGTGAACGCATCAGGGCATGGAAAGAGGTGTCAGGTAAGACCATCGAGTTCCATAACCTTAATGTCGCGAGGAATTACCAAAGGCTGCTCGATCTACTGGTATCGTGGAAACCAGATGCCGTAGTGCATTTCGCTGAACAGCGAGCTGCGCCCTATTCCATGAAAGGGTCGCATGGAAAGCGGTATACCGTTGATAACAATATCAATGCAACGCATAACCTCCTTGCTGCTATTGTCGAATCTGGGCTTGACATTCACGTCGTACACCTGGGAACGATGGGTGTTTATGGATATGGAACGGCAGGGATGAAGATACCCGAAGGCTATGTCACGGTTCAGGTGCAGACCGATGCCGGAGGTGTGGTAGAGAAGGAAATCCTTTATCCAGCTGATCCCGGTAGCATTTACCATATGACCAAAACCCAGGATCAGCTGATGTTTTATTTTTACAACAAGAACGATGACATCAGGGTGAGGGACCTTCATCAGGGTATTGTCTGGGGCACCCAGACGAGCCAGACGAGATTGGATGAGCGCCTTATCAATCGATTTGATTATGACGGTGATTATGGAACTGTTCTTAATAGATTTCTGATGCAGGCGGCAATAGGCTATCCGTTGACGGTTCACGGCACAGGCGGCCAGACGCGCGCCTTTATTCATATTCAGGACACTGTGCATTGTGTTCTGTTAGCAATTCAGAATCCGCCTGAGAAGGGTGACCGCGTACACATCCTGAATCAGATGACGGAAACCCATCGTGTTCGGGAGTTGGCGAAATTGGTGTCGGATAAGACTGGCGCAGAGATTAATTTCGTGTCGAATCCTCGTAACGAAGAAGAGGAAAATGACCTGCATGTTATGAATGATAGGTTTCTGGGCTTGGGACTTCAGCCAATCACGCTGAATGAAGGTCTACTTGAAGAGGTAACGCAAATTGCCAAGAAATATGCACACAGGTGTGACAAGGAAAAAATTCCATGTGTTTCTATGTGGAAATAA
- a CDS encoding FkbM family methyltransferase encodes MSRLLLQARKLASILTVSLWRKALMQHRVAAGVEHITVLRQLGACRTVVDIGANRGQFALAARAAFADAQIYSFEPLSAPASGYRATLASDVRVCLLEAAVGPEKGEADIHLSERDDSSSLLPITGRQDELFPGTAEIGRGRISVVRLADVLSAEEIVAPSLLKLDVQGFELQALAGSEDLLPLFDWVYVECSFVELYAGQAFADEVIAWLRERGFRLTGVFNMSYDRAGRAIQADFLFKKS; translated from the coding sequence ATGAGTCGGTTGTTGCTGCAGGCTCGCAAACTGGCCTCCATATTAACCGTTTCACTGTGGCGCAAGGCCTTGATGCAGCACCGTGTTGCGGCGGGTGTGGAGCATATCACCGTGTTGCGTCAGCTAGGCGCTTGCCGCACAGTGGTGGACATTGGTGCGAACAGAGGCCAATTTGCGTTGGCCGCGCGGGCCGCTTTCGCCGATGCGCAGATTTATTCTTTCGAGCCGCTGTCGGCGCCGGCTTCTGGCTATCGTGCGACACTGGCCAGCGACGTACGGGTTTGCTTGTTAGAGGCGGCCGTGGGACCGGAGAAGGGAGAGGCGGATATTCATCTTTCCGAACGGGATGATTCTTCCTCGCTCCTGCCAATCACAGGCCGCCAGGATGAGTTATTCCCAGGAACAGCCGAGATCGGAAGGGGAAGGATAAGTGTTGTCCGCCTTGCGGATGTGTTGTCCGCAGAGGAGATCGTGGCGCCTTCGTTGTTGAAGCTGGATGTGCAGGGCTTCGAGTTACAGGCGCTGGCGGGTAGTGAAGACTTGTTGCCACTGTTCGATTGGGTGTATGTCGAGTGTTCATTCGTCGAACTCTATGCCGGGCAGGCCTTCGCTGATGAGGTCATCGCATGGCTTCGGGAGAGAGGCTTTCGTCTCACTGGTGTGTTCAACATGAGTTACGATCGCGCGGGCCGTGCCATTCAGGCGGATTTTCTGTTCAAAAAGTCATGA
- the fcl gene encoding GDP-L-fucose synthase — protein sequence MSRDARIFVAGHRGMVGAAIVRRLESLGYRNLVTCDRKTVDLTRQADVESFFKDTAVDYVYLAAAKVGGIYANNTYPAEFIYENLMIECNVIHSAHQAGVQKLLFLGSSCIYPKLAPQPMAEESLLQGSLEPTNEPYAVAKIAGIKLCESFNRQYSRDYRSVMPTNLYGPNDNFHPDNSHVIPALIRRFHEARESRAPQVVVWGSGQPMREFLHVDDMAAACVHVMELDVETYRAHTQPMLSHINVGTGIDCTIRELAETIGRVVGYEGEIVFDSSKPDGAPRKLLDVRRLTSLDWQAQIGLEDGLRSTYEWFLKNQERYRG from the coding sequence ATGTCGAGGGATGCGCGGATTTTTGTGGCTGGCCATCGGGGGATGGTCGGGGCAGCAATTGTCAGACGGCTAGAGTCGCTGGGATATCGAAATCTGGTGACCTGCGATCGCAAGACGGTGGATCTCACTCGCCAGGCGGATGTGGAGAGTTTTTTCAAGGATACGGCTGTGGACTATGTCTACCTGGCAGCGGCGAAGGTGGGCGGTATCTATGCCAACAACACCTATCCGGCTGAGTTTATCTATGAAAACCTGATGATTGAGTGCAACGTGATTCACTCTGCACATCAGGCAGGCGTACAGAAGCTCTTGTTTCTGGGTTCATCCTGTATCTACCCGAAGCTGGCTCCGCAGCCGATGGCGGAGGAGTCACTGCTGCAGGGGAGCCTGGAACCGACGAATGAGCCCTACGCTGTTGCGAAGATCGCGGGCATCAAGCTGTGCGAGAGCTTCAACCGCCAGTACAGCCGGGATTACCGCAGCGTGATGCCGACGAATCTCTACGGTCCCAACGACAACTTCCATCCCGACAACTCTCACGTAATTCCGGCATTGATCCGCCGGTTCCACGAGGCACGTGAGAGTAGGGCGCCGCAGGTGGTGGTCTGGGGCAGCGGGCAGCCTATGCGAGAGTTCCTACACGTTGATGACATGGCGGCCGCCTGTGTACATGTCATGGAGCTGGACGTAGAGACCTACCGAGCCCATACGCAACCGATGCTGTCCCATATCAACGTGGGCACGGGCATCGATTGCACCATCCGCGAACTGGCGGAGACGATCGGCCGGGTGGTGGGGTATGAGGGGGAGATTGTCTTTGATTCCTCAAAACCCGACGGGGCGCCTCGTAAACTACTCGATGTCAGAAGGCTGACCAGCCTGGACTGGCAGGCTCAGATCGGTCTTGAAGATGGGCTCCGAAGCACTTATGAGTGGTTTCTCAAGAACCAGGAGCGGTATCGAGGATGA